The DNA segment ATGGTATAACAGCGGCAAAAGAGGCAGGTCTTGAGCCGGTCAAGGTGAATATGGTGGTTATGCGGGGTATAAACGATGATGAGGTGCTGGATTTCGCTCGCCTCACCATTGAAGAAGGGTGGCACGTTCGCTTTATCGAGCTTATGCCTTTTGCCAATGGAGAAAGCCTCCAGTCTGTTCCAACGAAAGAGGTCATGCAGCGTCTGCGTTCTATAGGCAAACTTGAGCCTTGCATTTCCAGCCAGGGCAACGGTCCTGCCAAGTACTTCCGATTTCCAGGAGCGGAGGGTACAGTGGGCTTTATCAGTCCCATCAGCGAGCACTTCTGCTTCAACTGCAATCGCCTGCGTCTCACAGCAGATGGAAAGCTGCGACCCTGCCTCTTGAGCGATGAGGAGGTAGACATCAAAACTGCCTTACGCCGTAGAGCATCGCCGATGGAGATCAAGGGGTTGATTCAGCAGGCGGTGGCTAAAAAGCCGGAGCGCCATCATTTATCGGAGGGGTTGCAACCGACGGGGCGAGTGATGTGCCAGGTGGGAGGTTAGATGGAACCAGCAAGGATGGTGGATGTGAGCCAAAAGCCTCTCACTGAGAGGGAGGCGGTAGCCAAAGGTCTAGTGGTGATGAAGGCTGAAACGCTCTCCATGATAAAAAGCGGCGAGATGCCCAAGGGGGATGTCCTGGCCACAGCTCAGGTGGCCGGTATTATGGCAGCAAAGCAGACCTCACAGATCATCCCCATGTGCCACCCCTTAACGCTTGATGAAGTAAAGGTGGAATTCCAATTCGTGGAGGGGGGAGTGGAGATTGCCGCGACGGTTAGGTGTACCGGGAAAACGGGGGTGGAAATGGAAGCGCTCACCGCCGTAGCAGCGAGCGCTCTCACTATCTACGATATGTGCAAGATGGTTGAGCGAGAGATAAGGATCGATCAGATCCGCCTGTTCAGAAAGAG comes from the Dehalococcoidia bacterium genome and includes:
- the moaA gene encoding GTP 3',8-cyclase MoaA, producing MTGLSDSFQRPINYLRISVTDRCNLRCIYCVPAGGIQHLPRNEVLRYEEIQAVAQAAASLGINKLRLTGGEPLVRAELIRLVQMLSHIAGIDDVALTTNGVLLRKHATSLREAGLKRVNVSLDTLKRDKYKQNARRDRLGDVLDGITAAKEAGLEPVKVNMVVMRGINDDEVLDFARLTIEEGWHVRFIELMPFANGESLQSVPTKEVMQRLRSIGKLEPCISSQGNGPAKYFRFPGAEGTVGFISPISEHFCFNCNRLRLTADGKLRPCLLSDEEVDIKTALRRRASPMEIKGLIQQAVAKKPERHHLSEGLQPTGRVMCQVGG
- the moaC gene encoding cyclic pyranopterin monophosphate synthase MoaC; its protein translation is MEPARMVDVSQKPLTEREAVAKGLVVMKAETLSMIKSGEMPKGDVLATAQVAGIMAAKQTSQIIPMCHPLTLDEVKVEFQFVEGGVEIAATVRCTGKTGVEMEALTAVAASALTIYDMCKMVEREIRIDQIRLFRKSGGKSGNIILK